From Glycine max cultivar Williams 82 chromosome 11, Glycine_max_v4.0, whole genome shotgun sequence, the proteins below share one genomic window:
- the GMP2 gene encoding mannose-1-phosphate guanylyltransferase 1-like isoform X1, which produces MKALILVGGFGTRLRPLTLSVPKPLVDFANKPMILHQIEALKAIGVNEVVLAINYQPEVMLNFLKEFETKLGIKITCSQETEPLGTAGPLALARDKLISDSGEPFFVLNSDVISEYPLKEMIQFHKTHGGEATIMVTKVDEPSKYGVVVMEETTGQVERFVEKPKLFVGNKINAGIYLLNPSVLDRIELRPTSIEKEVFPKIAADKKLYAMVLPGFWMDIGQPKDYISGLTLYLDSLRKKSPSKLASGPHFVGNVIVHETATIGEGCLIGPDVAIGPGCVVDSGVRLSRCTVMRGVRIKKHTCISNSIIGWHSTVGQWARVENMTILGEDVHVCDEVYSNGGVVLPHKEIKSNILKPEIVM; this is translated from the exons ATGAAGGCACTAATTCTTGTTGGAGGGTTTGGAACAAGGTTGAGGCCATTGACACTCAGTGTTCCCAAGCCTCTTGTTGATTTTGCTAACAAGCCCATGATTCTTCATCAG ATAGAGGCTCTCAAGGCCATTGGCGTCAATGAAGTGGTGCTAGCTATCAATTACCAACCAGAG GTCATGTTGAATTTCTTGAAAGAGTTTGAGACAAAGCTTGGTATCAAAATCACTTGTTCTCAAGAAACTGAACCGCTAGGTACTGCAGGCCCCTTGGCTCTTGCGAGGGATAAGCTAATAAGTGACTCTGGAGAGCCATTTTTTGTTCTCAACAGTGATGTTATCAGTGAGTACCCACTTAAAGAAATGATTCAATTCCACAAAACACACGGAGGAGAGGCTACCATAATGGTGACAAAG GTCGATGAGCCATCAAAATATGGTGTGGTTGTGATGGAGGAGACTACCGGGCAGGTTGAGAGATTTGTAGAGAAACCAAAGTTGTTTGTTGGCAACAAAATCAATGCTGGAATCTACCTATTGAACCCCTCAGTTTTGGATCGAATTGAACTGAGGCCCACTTCTATCGAGAAAGAGGTGTTTCCAAAGATTGCAGCAGATAAAAAGCTATATGCAATGGTCCTGCCAGGATTCTGGATGGACATTGGACAACCAAAGGACTATATTTCTGGCCTGACACTTTACCTGGACTCGCTGAGGAAAAAGTCTCCTTCTAAACTGGCCAGTGGTCCTCACTTTGTGGGGAATGTCATTGTGCATGAAACTGCCACTATTGGTGAGGGATGTCTCATTGGACCTGATGTTGCCATTGGTCCTGGCTGTGTTGTTGACTCAGGTGTCAGGCTTTCACGCTGCACAGTTATGCGAGGAGTTCGGATTAAAAAGCATACTTGCATATCCAACAGTATCATTGGGTGGCATTCCACTGTTGGGCAATGGGCCCGTGTGGAGAATATGACTATCCTTGGAGAAGATGTTCATGTTTGTGATGAAGTTTACAGCAATGGTGGCGTAGTTTTGCCTCACAAGGAGATCAAGTCAAACATTCTGAAGCCAGAGATAGTCATGTGA
- the LOC102668784 gene encoding blue copper protein 1b — protein sequence MALSPLGMLLVIATILLPFNIVVAKEFVVGDDHGWTIGFDYAAWAADKTFQVGDLLVFKYAVGKHNVFKVNGTAFQSCTIPPASEALTTGSDRIVLAIPGRKWYICGVVGHCNAGQKLVITVQPQTLPPTPAPAPSPFQHRPHFGRWIPKKLFTIFH from the exons ATGGCTCTTTCACCACTCGGCATGCTTCTGGTCATTGCCACCATCTTACTCCCATTCAATATTGTtgtggccaaggaatttgttgTTGGCGATGATCATGGATGGACAATAGGCTTTGATTACGCAGCTTGGGCTGCAGATAAGACCTTCCAGGTTGGGGACCTACTTG TGTTCAAGTATGCTGTTGGAAAACACAACGTGTTCAAAGTGAATGGAACAGCATTTCAGAGCTGCACGATTCCTCCAGCAAGTGAGGCATTGACCACTGGAAGTGATCGTATTGTGTTGGCAATTCCTGGCAGAAAATGGTACATATGTGGTGTTGTTGGTCACTGCAATGCTGGCCAAAAGCTTGTTATCACAGTTCAACCCCAAACACTGCCTCCAACTCCTGCCCCTGCACCTTCACCTTTTCAACATCGCCCTCATTTTGGTCGATGGATTCCTAAGAAGCTATTTACAATATTCCATTAA
- the LOC102668516 gene encoding uncharacterized mitochondrial protein AtMg00810-like yields the protein MDSTLRLHADPLPYRRLVGCLIYLTSIRPDIAFAPQQLSQFMSNPTKAHHNAAIKVLCYLKSCPKKGLVFRKNCNTQIRGFSDAGWATCVDSRRSITDYCFFIGNFLVSWKTKKHNTVSQSSSEAEYRALAATTCVAMAYLSP from the coding sequence ATGGATAGTACTCTTCGACTTCATGCTGATCCACTTCCATATCGAAGACTGGTTGGTTGCTTAATTTACCTTACAAGCATTAGGCCTGACATAGCTTTTGCCCCACAACAATTGAGTCAATTCATGTCCAACCCCACAAAAGCTCATCACAATGCAGCAATAAAAGTCCTCTGTTATCTCAAAAGTTGTCCCAAAAAAGGCTTAGTCTTTCGCAAAAATTGCAACACTCAAATTCGAGGTTTTAGTGATGCCGGTTGGGCAACTTGTGTGGATTCTAGACGCTCTATAACTGACTACTGCTTCTTCATTGGTAATTTTCTTGTTTCATGGAAAACGAAGAAACATAATACCGTCTCCCAATCCTCTTCTGAAGCCGAATATCGAGCTTTGGCAGCTACCACTTGCGTTGCAATGGCTTACTTATCTCCTTAG
- the LOC100305415 gene encoding protein kinase-related protein precursor, which translates to MSTATLSHQMESMTTRLFLFAGTLLLLLLSRATHVSSATLCPPCGNTTVPFPLSTTPTCGDPSYKIRCSSSNTLVFDTLNNSYPIESIDPNSQRFVIRPAPLLTNTCVSTDKVHQGIQLNTTLPFNITSSNTIVYLNCTTTLLQSPLNCSAASACHSYIKATASAAACQGAGPLCCTYRTGGSSNSYMLRVRDSGCSAYSSFVNLNPALPVNRWPEPGLEIQWLSPKETVCGSQQDCDSATSTCGPDASSALGIRRCFCNDGLVWDPIQGVCAKKITCQNPGGCDDSTSRTAIIAGSVCGVGAALILAVIAFLLYKRHRRIKEAQARLAKEREGILNASNGGRAAKLFSGKELKKATNDFSSDRLLGVGGYGEVYKGILQDGTVVAVKCAKLGNPKGTDQVLNEVRILCQVNHRNLVGLLGCCVELEQPIMVYEFIENGTLLDHLQGQMPKSRGLLTWTHRLQIARHTAEGLAYLHFMAVPPIYHRDVKSSNILLDIKMNAKVSDFGLSRLAQTDMSHISTCAQGTLGYLDPEYYRNYQLTDKSDVYSFGVVLLELLTAQKAIDFNRAADDVNLAIYVHRMVAEEKLMDVIDPVLKNGATTIELETMKAVAFLALGCLEEKRQNRPSMKEVAEEIEYIISIASAKVVEN; encoded by the exons atgtccacTGCAACTCTCTCCCACCAAATGGAGTCCATGACGACCAGACTCTTCCTCTTCGCAGGGACTCTTCTACTGCTTCTACTCTCACGCGCCACGCACGTGTCATCCGCCACCTTATGTCCGCCGTGCGGCAACACGACGGTGCCGTTTCCCCTGAGCACAACCCCAACATGCGGCGACCCGTCGTACAAAATCCGATGCAGCAGCTCCAACACCCTCGTCTTCGACACGCTTAACAACTCCTACCCGATCGAGTCCATCGACCCGAACTCCCAGCGCTTCGTGATCCGACCCGCTCCGCTGTTAACGAACACGTGCGTGTCCACCGATAAAGTGCACCAGGGGATCCAGCTCAACACCACCCTCCCCTTCAACATCACAAGCTCCAACACCATCGTGTATCTCAACTGCACCACCACGCTCCTCCAGTCCCCGCTCAACTGCTCCGCCGCCAGCGCCTGCCATTCCTACATCAAGGCCACCGCCTCCGCCGCCGCATGCCAGGGCGCTGGGCCACTCTGCTGCACCTATCGCACCGGCGGCTCCAGCAACTCCTACATGCTTCGTGTTAGAGACTCTGGCTGTAGCGCATACTCTAGTTTCGTTAACCTCAACCCGGCTCTCCCAGTGAACCGCTGGCCCGAACCGGGTTTGGAGATTCAGTGGCTTTCGCCCAAAGAAACCGTGTGTGGGTCCCAGCAGGATTGCGACTCCGCCACGTCGACTTGCGGGCCTGATGCTTCTTCTGCGCTCGGGATCAGGAGGTGCTTTTGTAACGATGGGCTCGTCTGGGACCCTATCCAAGGGGTGTGCGCTAAAA AAATTACTTGCCAGAACCCTGGTGGTTGTGACGACTCAACAAGCAGAACGGCCATAATAGCAG GTTCAGTATGTGGGGTTGGAGCTGCACTCATTCTTGCCGTCATTGCCTTTCTACTCTACAAACGCCACAGGCGCATCAAAGAAGCACAAGCACGCCTAGCCAAAGAGCGTGAAGGGATTCTGAATGCCAGTAATGGTGGCAGAGCCGCTAAACTTTTCAGTGGCAAAGAGTTAAAGAAAGCCACAAACGACTTCTCCAGTGACCGGCTTCTAGGTGTTGGAGGCTATGGTGAAGTCTACAAGGGCATTCTTCAAGATGGCACTGTTGTGGCTGTCAAGTGTGCCAAGCTTGGCAACCCCAAAGGCACTGACCAAGTCCTCAATGAGGTTCGCATATTATGCCAAGTTAACCACCGCAACCTTGTTGGTTTACTTGGTTGCTGCGTGGAACTGGAGCAGCCTATTATGGTTTATGAGTTCATAGAAAATGGGACACTTCTTGATCACTTGCAAGGTCAAATGCCTAAGAGCCGTGGCTTGCTTACATGGACTCATCGCCTTCAAATTGCACGTCACACCGCTGAGGGTCTCGCTTACCTTCACTTCATGGCTGTGCCTCCTATCTACCATAGAGATGTCAAGTCCAGCAACATTCTGCTAGATATCAAGATGAATGCCAAAGTTTCAGATTTTGGATTGTCTAGGTTGGCTCAGACAGATATGAGTCATATCTCTACTTGTGCTCAGGGGACCCTTGGTTACCTTGATCCTGAGTATTATAGGAACTACCAATTGACTGATAAGAGTGATGTTTACAGTTTTGGGGTGGTGCTACTTGAGCTTTTGACAGCTCAGAAGGCAATAGATTTTAACAGGGCTGCCGATGATGTGAACTTGGCGATTTACGTGCATCGGATGGTGGCTGAGGAAAAGTTGATGGATGTCATTGATCCAGTGTTGAAGAATGGAGCTACCACTATAGAGCTAGAGACGATGAAGGCAGTGGCGTTTTTGGCATTGGGTTGCTTGGAGGAAAAGAGACAGAATCGACCTTCAATGAAAGAGGTGGCAGAAGAGATTGAGTATATCATTAGTATTGCCTCGGCAAAGGTAGTGGAGAACTAG
- the LOC100792848 gene encoding blue copper protein 1a, whose protein sequence is MLVFIATIFLPSIAMAKKFVVGFDYAAWAADKTFQVGDVLVSSMMLENTVFKVNGTAFQSCTTPPASEALSNGNDRIVLAIPSRKVLLVTAMLAKSLLLQFNPKHCLQLYHHHLHLVSIALILVDGF, encoded by the exons ATGCTTGTGTTCATTGCCACCATCTTCCTTCCATCCATTGCTATGGCCAAGAAATTTGTAGTCGGCTTTGATTACGCAGCTTGGGCTGCCGATAAAACCTTCCAAGTTGGGGATGTACTTG TATCAAGTATGATGTTGGAGAACACTGTGTTCAAAGTGAATGGAACAGCATTCCAGAGCTGCACGACTCCTCCAGCAAGTGAAGCATTGTCTAATGGAAATGACCGTATTGTATTGGCAATTCCTAGCAGAAAAGTGTTGTTGGTCACTGCAATGCTGGCCAAAAGCTTGTTATTACAGTTCAACCCCAAACACTGCCTCCAACTCTACCACCATCACCTTCACCTCGTCAGCATCGCCCTCATTTTAGTCGATGG cTTTTGA